One Salinicoccus roseus genomic region harbors:
- a CDS encoding CHAP domain-containing protein, which translates to MFHVKKGLTALIFIGLAAAVLYWADGQTEDGLWETLEYHLLPDPMANNTYDDGECTYHVFEKVKAQGNMIETSWRDADQWAENAEGDGYSVNGEPKTGAILQTERGELGHVAYIESINEDGSINISEMNYTEPYEVTERTIAADNIDRYSYIHPKENPRPKDLEEQA; encoded by the coding sequence ATGTTTCACGTGAAAAAAGGATTAACTGCACTTATTTTCATCGGCCTTGCTGCGGCCGTGCTTTATTGGGCGGATGGCCAGACTGAAGATGGTCTATGGGAAACACTGGAATACCACCTGCTCCCCGACCCGATGGCAAACAACACTTATGATGATGGAGAATGTACCTACCATGTATTCGAAAAGGTGAAAGCACAGGGGAACATGATAGAAACCAGTTGGCGGGATGCCGATCAATGGGCAGAAAATGCAGAGGGTGATGGTTACTCAGTCAATGGTGAACCGAAAACAGGTGCCATCCTTCAAACTGAAAGAGGGGAACTTGGACATGTCGCCTATATTGAATCCATCAATGAAGATGGTTCGATCAACATTTCCGAAATGAATTACACCGAACCTTATGAAGTGACTGAGCGTACAATCGCAGCGGATAATATAGACCGCTATTCCTATATCCATCCAAAGGAAAATCCGCGACCGAAGGACCTGGAGGAGCAGGCGTAA
- a CDS encoding NADPH-dependent oxidoreductase, translating to MNEVIETLQNHRSFRSYKNETVDERHLDEIIDAVQASPNWINGQQYSIIAVKDPARKRKLAEMCGNQKHIEEAPVFLIFCADFYRTSIASEMEGQPLNISDDIDSLIVGTTDVGIALGTAVTAAESLGLGTVAIGGIRRKSAEVIEMLELPEYVIPISGLCIGHPAEDPDQKPRLPRAAVYHEERYNHELKPLLEKYNSMYTQYLQSRSDNNRIGTWTEFVAMFFSRPYYQGIDEMLNRQKFPGGKK from the coding sequence GTGAATGAAGTCATAGAGACACTACAGAATCACCGTTCCTTCCGTTCATATAAAAATGAGACGGTCGACGAACGCCACTTGGATGAAATAATTGACGCCGTACAGGCTTCCCCCAATTGGATCAATGGCCAGCAGTATTCCATCATTGCTGTAAAAGATCCTGCTCGAAAGAGGAAGCTGGCAGAAATGTGCGGGAATCAGAAACACATTGAGGAAGCGCCTGTATTCCTGATATTCTGTGCGGATTTCTACCGCACATCCATTGCCAGCGAGATGGAGGGACAGCCTTTGAACATATCTGACGATATCGACTCCCTCATTGTAGGAACAACGGATGTCGGCATCGCTCTCGGAACCGCCGTCACGGCTGCTGAATCACTCGGACTCGGTACTGTGGCCATCGGAGGAATACGCAGGAAATCCGCCGAAGTGATTGAAATGCTTGAACTTCCGGAGTATGTCATTCCAATATCGGGCCTGTGCATCGGACATCCTGCTGAAGACCCTGACCAGAAACCACGCCTTCCGAGAGCGGCTGTGTATCATGAAGAACGTTATAATCATGAGCTGAAGCCACTGCTTGAGAAATACAACAGCATGTATACACAATATCTCCAATCAAGATCAGACAACAACAGGATTGGTACGTGGACGGAGTTCGTCGCCATGTTCTTCAGTAGACCATATTACCAGGGCATTGATGAAATGCTCAACAGACAGAAGTTCCCTGGTGGAAAGAAATAA
- a CDS encoding NADH:flavin oxidoreductase/NADH oxidase family protein translates to MKVSESLELRNGITLKNRFFKSAMSETMANGRNQPGEKHVRLYHEWAKGGAGVVVTGNVMVDRNALGEPGNVVIEDEKDMDMLKRWAEKGTEYDTHLWMQINHPGKQSPKTMSKEPVAPSAIPMGEALKGAFNPPRTLENGEIKKIVERYVKTAEVAKKAGFTGAQIHGAHGYLVNQFLSPHDNRRGDEYGGDLENRMRFLMEIYKGMRRVLGETFPISLKLNSSDFNKEGFTEAESFAVVEKMAEMGLDLIEISGGNYEQPKMSTGTDSEVFFLDYAQKLKEKVDIPVVVTGGFRSKESMEAALEKGHTDMIGIARPMALDPHLPNRIMSGDYKRITTRRLTTGIKGLDEKVGPAVGNVYYAMQLKRIAEGKETQQHTNAWRPLLHLIATHGPQALKPKRRK, encoded by the coding sequence ATGAAAGTATCAGAATCATTGGAACTGCGTAATGGCATCACACTGAAAAACCGCTTCTTCAAGTCGGCCATGAGTGAAACGATGGCCAACGGTCGCAATCAGCCGGGGGAGAAACATGTCAGACTCTATCATGAATGGGCCAAAGGTGGTGCTGGCGTAGTCGTCACAGGAAATGTGATGGTCGACCGCAATGCACTTGGAGAGCCTGGAAATGTCGTCATCGAGGATGAGAAAGATATGGATATGCTGAAGAGATGGGCAGAAAAAGGTACAGAATACGACACCCATCTCTGGATGCAGATCAACCACCCCGGCAAGCAGTCGCCCAAGACCATGTCCAAAGAGCCCGTGGCGCCAAGCGCCATTCCGATGGGCGAGGCGTTAAAGGGTGCTTTCAATCCGCCGCGCACACTGGAGAATGGCGAAATAAAAAAAATTGTTGAAAGATATGTGAAGACTGCAGAGGTTGCCAAAAAAGCAGGATTCACCGGCGCCCAGATCCACGGTGCCCATGGCTATCTGGTCAACCAGTTCCTCTCTCCCCATGATAACCGTCGGGGTGATGAGTATGGCGGCGATCTTGAAAACCGCATGCGTTTCCTGATGGAAATCTATAAAGGGATGCGCAGGGTTTTGGGAGAAACATTCCCCATCTCTTTGAAGCTCAATTCTTCCGACTTCAACAAGGAGGGTTTCACCGAAGCGGAATCATTCGCAGTTGTCGAGAAGATGGCCGAAATGGGTCTGGATCTGATTGAAATATCCGGAGGAAATTATGAACAACCGAAAATGTCGACGGGTACGGATTCGGAAGTGTTCTTCCTGGACTATGCCCAAAAATTGAAGGAGAAGGTCGATATTCCCGTAGTCGTTACAGGAGGCTTCAGGTCCAAAGAAAGTATGGAGGCCGCTCTTGAAAAGGGACATACAGATATGATCGGCATCGCCAGGCCCATGGCTCTGGATCCCCACCTTCCAAACCGGATCATGTCAGGCGACTATAAGAGGATAACGACAAGACGCCTCACTACAGGCATAAAGGGGCTGGATGAAAAGGTGGGGCCGGCTGTAGGAAACGTCTATTATGCTATGCAGCTCAAGCGGATCGCTGAAGGGAAGGAAACACAGCAGCACACCAATGCATGGCGCCCACTCCTGCACCTTATCGCAACTCATGGACCTCAGGCATTGAAGCCGAAAAGGCGGAAATGA
- a CDS encoding AraC family transcriptional regulator produces the protein MMIGKLNDVIDYIEKNLSNDLQLSDVARYVGESDYHFRKLFLYITGMPLSEYIKKRKLSMANQDLVQGHSVTEVAFKYGYNSVEGFSRAFKSWSGMLPSEACRRGTITSFPKLSFYIDVRGGENMEVNLVEMPAFTIAGVEKRVPMQFEGVNDSIMELAESITGEQRNEMRRIQNIEPMEIVNASYDADEKFMKEEGYLTHMIGVLTTETNINGSLDMKHVEACTWAVFPNEGKFPETMQETMARTHSEWLPSSNYELIEAPTFSFTQMNTEKKDHAYSEIWLPVREVQ, from the coding sequence ATGATGATTGGAAAATTGAATGATGTAATCGACTATATAGAAAAAAACCTTTCCAATGACCTGCAACTCAGCGATGTTGCACGCTATGTCGGGGAGTCGGATTACCACTTCAGAAAGCTTTTCTTATACATCACAGGCATGCCACTCAGCGAATACATCAAGAAAAGAAAGCTGTCCATGGCGAATCAGGACCTGGTTCAAGGGCATAGTGTAACTGAAGTGGCCTTCAAATACGGCTATAACTCTGTCGAGGGCTTTTCAAGAGCATTCAAATCCTGGAGTGGCATGCTGCCCTCCGAAGCCTGCAGAAGAGGTACCATCACATCATTTCCCAAACTTTCATTCTACATCGATGTCAGAGGAGGAGAAAATATGGAAGTAAATCTTGTAGAAATGCCTGCTTTTACAATAGCAGGGGTGGAAAAGAGGGTCCCGATGCAGTTTGAAGGGGTCAATGATTCCATCATGGAGCTTGCGGAAAGCATTACAGGGGAACAAAGGAATGAAATGCGACGAATACAGAACATTGAGCCGATGGAAATCGTGAATGCATCCTATGATGCGGATGAGAAATTCATGAAGGAAGAAGGGTACCTGACCCATATGATTGGTGTATTGACGACAGAAACTAACATTAACGGCAGTCTCGATATGAAGCATGTAGAAGCCTGCACATGGGCTGTGTTCCCCAACGAAGGAAAATTCCCAGAGACCATGCAGGAAACTATGGCGCGGACCCATTCCGAATGGCTGCCTTCTTCCAACTATGAACTGATCGAGGCACCGACATTCTCATTCACACAAATGAATACAGAAAAAAAGGACCACGCATACAGTGAAATATGGCTGCCGGTAAGAGAAGTGCAATAA
- a CDS encoding ISL3 family transposase produces MSDLLSLPDIKTIESPQENETDMMFKVEAVGPPERCPECGFDKLYKHSSRNQLIMDLPIHLKRVGLQLNRRRYKCRECESTFWERLVSVDEKRSMTKRLLKSIQKQSMSKTFVEVAESVGVDEKTIRNVFKDYVALKEREYQFETPKWLGIDEIHIIRRPRLVLTNIERRTIYDIKPNRNKETVIQRLSEISDRTYIEYVTMDMWKPYKDAVNTILPHAKVVVDKFHVIRMANQALDNVRKSLKAHMSQKERRTLMRERFILLKRKHDLNERESFLLETWLGKLPALKEAYELKEEFYWIWDTPDSDEGRLRYSQWRHRCMSSNSKDAYKDLVRAVDNWHVEIFNYFDKRLTNAYTESINSIIRQVERMGRGYSFDALRAKILFNEKLHKKRKPRFNSSAFNKAMLHDNFNWYEVNDHNITDNFGVDFSTLIKNLEKGDL; encoded by the coding sequence ATGTCAGACTTATTATCCCTACCAGACATTAAAACAATAGAATCACCACAAGAAAATGAAACCGATATGATGTTTAAAGTTGAAGCAGTCGGACCACCTGAACGTTGTCCTGAATGTGGTTTTGACAAGTTGTACAAACACAGTTCAAGAAATCAACTAATTATGGATTTGCCCATTCATTTAAAGCGAGTGGGCTTACAATTGAACCGTAGACGATACAAATGTCGTGAATGCGAATCTACCTTCTGGGAACGCCTAGTATCTGTAGATGAAAAGCGTAGTATGACCAAAAGGCTTTTAAAGTCTATTCAAAAGCAATCCATGTCTAAGACCTTTGTAGAAGTCGCAGAAAGCGTTGGCGTTGACGAGAAAACTATTAGGAACGTTTTTAAGGACTATGTGGCACTCAAAGAACGTGAATACCAGTTTGAAACTCCTAAGTGGCTTGGGATAGACGAGATACATATTATCCGAAGACCTCGGCTTGTATTGACTAATATTGAACGCAGGACTATTTATGACATCAAGCCTAACCGTAACAAGGAAACAGTCATCCAACGTCTTTCAGAAATCAGTGACAGGACTTATATTGAGTACGTCACAATGGATATGTGGAAGCCCTACAAAGACGCAGTGAACACTATCCTTCCACACGCTAAAGTGGTCGTAGATAAGTTTCATGTAATTAGAATGGCTAATCAAGCCTTAGATAACGTCAGAAAGTCTTTGAAAGCTCATATGAGCCAAAAAGAAAGACGTACCCTTATGCGTGAAAGGTTTATCCTTCTAAAGCGTAAACACGATCTAAATGAACGTGAATCATTCCTCTTAGAGACTTGGTTAGGTAAACTTCCTGCCTTAAAAGAAGCCTATGAACTCAAAGAAGAGTTTTACTGGATATGGGATACTCCTGATTCAGATGAAGGTCGTCTTCGTTATAGTCAATGGAGACACCGTTGTATGTCCAGTAACTCTAAAGATGCATATAAAGACCTCGTGAGAGCCGTAGACAACTGGCATGTCGAAATATTCAACTACTTTGATAAAAGGCTCACTAACGCTTATACGGAGTCAATTAACAGCATTATTAGGCAGGTAGAGCGAATGGGTAGAGGTTACTCGTTTGATGCCTTACGAGCCAAAATCCTTTTCAATGAGAAGCTCCATAAAAAGCGTAAGCCACGATTTAATTCAAGTGCTTTCAATAAAGCTATGTTACACGATAATTTCAATTGGTATGAAGTGAATGATCATAACATTACAGACAACTTTGGTGTCGATTTTTCCACACTTATTAAGAATTTGGAGAAGGGTGATTTATAA
- the merA gene encoding mercury(II) reductase: MNKFKVNIQGMTCAGCEKHVESALEKIGAKNIESSFRRGEAVFELPNDIEVESAIKAIDEANYKAREIEEVSSLENVALSNEDNYDLLIIGSGTAAFSSAIKAIEYGAKVGMIERGTVGGTCVNIGCVPSKTLLRAGEINHLSKDNPFIGLQTSAGEVDLASLITQKDKLVSELRNQKYVDLIDEYNFDLIKGEAKFVDASTVEVNGAKLSAKRFLIATGASPSLPQISGLEEMDYLTSTTLLELKKIPKRLTVIGSGYIGMELGQLFHHLGSEITLMQRSERLLKEYDPEISESVEKALIEQGINVVKGATFERVVQSGEIKKVYVTVNGSKEVIESDQLLVATGRKPNTDSLNLSAAGVETGKNNEILINDFGQTSNEKIYASGDVTLGPQFVYVAAYEGGIITDNAIGGLNKKIDLSVVPAVTFTNPTVATVGLTEEQAKEKGYDVKTSVLPLDAVPRAIVNRETTGVFKLVADAETLKVLGVHIVSENAGEVIYAASLAVKFGLTIEDLTETLAPYLTMAEGLKLAALTFDKDVSKLSCCAG; encoded by the coding sequence ATGAATAAATTTAAGGTAAACATTCAAGGAATGACCTGTGCGGGTTGTGAAAAACACGTTGAATCAGCACTTGAAAAGATAGGTGCTAAAAATATTGAGTCTAGTTTTCGTCGTGGTGAAGCAGTATTTGAACTACCCAATGATATTGAGGTTGAAAGTGCAATAAAGGCGATTGATGAAGCAAATTACAAAGCCAGAGAAATTGAAGAAGTATCATCACTAGAAAACGTGGCGTTAAGTAATGAAGACAATTATGACCTTCTTATTATTGGTTCTGGTACTGCTGCCTTTTCATCGGCAATTAAAGCTATAGAATACGGTGCAAAAGTTGGAATGATTGAGCGTGGAACGGTTGGGGGAACCTGTGTGAATATTGGCTGTGTTCCGTCAAAAACTCTTCTTAGGGCAGGGGAAATCAATCATTTATCAAAAGACAACCCGTTTATAGGTTTACAAACATCCGCTGGAGAAGTGGATTTAGCTAGTTTAATCACGCAAAAGGATAAATTGGTGAGCGAACTTCGGAATCAAAAATATGTGGATTTAATTGATGAATATAATTTTGATTTAATTAAAGGTGAAGCAAAATTCGTTGATGCTAGTACGGTTGAGGTCAATGGGGCAAAGTTATCTGCAAAACGCTTTTTAATTGCAACAGGTGCATCTCCTTCGTTGCCCCAAATTTCAGGACTTGAAGAAATGGACTATTTAACTAGTACAACACTTCTTGAGTTAAAGAAAATACCAAAACGATTAACTGTAATTGGTTCAGGATACATTGGAATGGAGCTTGGACAACTATTTCATCATTTAGGTTCAGAAATAACGCTTATGCAAAGAAGTGAGCGACTTTTAAAGGAGTATGATCCTGAGATTTCAGAGTCAGTTGAAAAAGCGTTAATTGAACAGGGTATAAACGTTGTCAAAGGGGCAACTTTTGAGCGTGTTGTACAAAGTGGAGAGATAAAAAAGGTTTACGTAACAGTAAATGGCAGTAAAGAAGTTATTGAATCAGATCAGTTACTTGTTGCCACTGGAAGAAAACCAAATACGGATTCTTTAAATTTAAGTGCGGCAGGTGTTGAAACCGGAAAAAATAATGAAATCCTGATCAATGATTTTGGTCAAACAAGTAATGAAAAGATTTATGCATCAGGAGATGTGACGTTAGGACCGCAATTTGTATATGTAGCAGCCTATGAAGGTGGAATTATTACTGATAATGCTATCGGTGGGTTAAACAAAAAAATAGATTTATCGGTAGTCCCTGCTGTTACGTTTACGAATCCAACGGTTGCAACGGTTGGTTTAACAGAAGAACAAGCAAAAGAGAAAGGGTATGATGTGAAGACATCTGTATTACCTTTAGATGCTGTTCCAAGAGCAATTGTAAACCGTGAAACAACCGGTGTATTTAAACTAGTAGCAGATGCAGAAACACTAAAAGTATTAGGGGTTCATATTGTATCTGAGAATGCAGGAGAGGTCATCTATGCAGCATCATTAGCTGTTAAATTTGGCTTAACGATAGAAGATTTAACAGAAACCCTAGCACCATATTTAACAATGGCTGAAGGGCTAAAATTAGCTGCACTTACGTTCGATAAAGATGTTTCGAAATTATCTTGTTGTGCAGGCTAA
- the merR gene encoding Hg(II)-responsive transcriptional regulator: MIYRISEFAEKCGVNKETIRYYERKNLLQEPHRTEAGYRIYSYDDVKRVGFIKRIQELGFSLNEIYKLLGAVDKDEVRCQDMFEFVSKKQKEVQKQIEDLKRIETMLDDLKQRCPDEKQLHSCPIIETLT; encoded by the coding sequence ATGATTTACCGCATTAGTGAGTTTGCAGAAAAATGTGGCGTTAATAAAGAAACGATTAGATATTACGAGCGAAAAAATTTACTACAAGAACCTCACCGAACGGAAGCTGGTTATCGGATATATTCATATGATGACGTTAAGCGTGTTGGGTTTATTAAACGAATACAGGAACTTGGATTTTCTTTAAACGAGATTTATAAATTACTTGGTGCTGTAGATAAAGATGAAGTTCGTTGTCAAGATATGTTCGAATTTGTTTCTAAAAAACAAAAGGAAGTTCAAAAACAAATAGAGGATTTAAAACGAATTGAAACTATGTTAGACGACTTAAAACAACGATGTCCAGATGAAAAGCAATTACATTCGTGTCCAATAATAGAAACATTAACATGA
- the fdhF gene encoding formate dehydrogenase subunit alpha, whose translation MPDSFEITLNGQKQQAATDKTVLNHLKENNVEPPNLCYHPSLGAIETCDTCIVKVNGEFVRSCSTELKSGDVVETFGEEVHEAQLIAMDRILGNHELYCTVCDFNNGNCEIHNTVKEMRISHQETPHETKGAEVMRNSFYRYDPDQCILCGRCVEACQDLQVNETLLIDWDLKKPRVIWDNDTTIDESSCVNCGHCATVCPCNAMMEVGMEGEAGFLTSMAEENFRPMVNITKNVETGYESLMAISDVEAQMREDRIEKTKTVCTYCGVGCSFDVWTKGREILKVEPQVEAPANGVSTCIKGKFGWDFVNSEERLTKPLIREGDAFREAEWEEALDLIEGKFKETIKEKGSDALAFISSSKCTNEESYLMQKLGRGVIGTNNIDNCSRYCQSPATMGLWRTVGYGGDSGSITDIAQAELVISIGSNTAESHPVLATRVKRAQKLHGQKVIVADLREHELANRADLFVRPAPGSDLIWLSAVTKYIIDQGWHDESFLRDHVNDVEEYFASLDKYTLDYASEVTGMSKEHLIEIATSIHEAKTTSILWAMGVTQHGGGSDTSTAISNLLLVTGNYMKPGAGAYPLRGHNNVQGASDFGSMPDRFPGYQFVSDDEVRARFEEGWGTEIPTSKGLNNHEMVEAIHEGDLEVLYLKGEDMGIVDSNLNHVHSAYEKLKFFVVQDIFFSKTCEYADVVLPASPSLEKDGTFVNTERRFQRLYKVMDPLGDSKPDWQIIMEIANRMGAGWDYTHPSEIMDEAAALTPMFAGVSYDRLEGYDSLQWPVAADGTDTPLLFEKEFPLPGGKARLWPVEWTKPLEFKEEYDLHVNNGRLLEHFHEGNMTYKSEGITERTPEVFLEVSTDLAKERGLEDGTKVRLTSPYGSVKVRCVVTDRVFGNQLYLPMNSNGEGAINYLTSSHSDKDTDTPAYKEVSVKMEVLEPKGDNPLPRINHRNGNRQPQIGVRVEEKWARDDYIFPGDLVKERRANK comes from the coding sequence ATGCCAGATTCTTTTGAAATAACATTGAATGGCCAGAAACAGCAGGCTGCGACAGACAAAACTGTGCTCAATCATCTGAAGGAGAACAATGTAGAACCACCTAATCTCTGCTATCACCCCAGTCTCGGCGCCATCGAGACATGTGATACATGCATTGTCAAAGTGAATGGTGAATTTGTACGTTCCTGTTCCACGGAGTTAAAGTCGGGAGATGTAGTGGAAACATTCGGCGAGGAAGTTCACGAAGCTCAGCTTATAGCGATGGACCGTATTCTGGGAAATCATGAACTCTACTGTACAGTCTGTGATTTCAACAACGGCAACTGTGAGATACATAACACGGTCAAGGAAATGAGGATCAGCCACCAGGAGACGCCCCATGAGACTAAAGGCGCTGAAGTGATGCGCAATTCATTCTACAGGTACGACCCCGATCAGTGTATACTGTGCGGACGTTGTGTAGAGGCCTGCCAGGATCTCCAGGTGAATGAAACGCTGCTGATCGACTGGGACCTCAAGAAGCCGCGTGTCATTTGGGATAATGATACGACGATCGACGAATCTTCATGCGTCAACTGCGGACATTGTGCCACAGTCTGCCCATGTAATGCCATGATGGAAGTGGGTATGGAAGGCGAAGCCGGATTCCTCACAAGTATGGCAGAAGAAAACTTCAGGCCGATGGTCAATATTACAAAGAACGTGGAGACCGGATACGAATCCCTCATGGCAATCTCAGATGTTGAAGCGCAGATGAGGGAGGACCGCATCGAGAAGACGAAGACTGTGTGTACGTACTGTGGTGTCGGCTGCTCATTCGATGTCTGGACGAAAGGACGCGAGATCCTGAAGGTCGAGCCTCAAGTGGAAGCACCTGCAAACGGAGTTTCCACATGCATCAAGGGGAAATTCGGCTGGGATTTTGTAAACAGTGAAGAACGTCTCACCAAGCCCCTCATCCGTGAAGGCGATGCCTTCAGGGAAGCAGAATGGGAGGAAGCACTCGATCTCATTGAAGGAAAATTCAAGGAAACCATAAAAGAGAAGGGGTCAGATGCCCTGGCCTTCATCTCATCCTCTAAATGTACCAATGAGGAATCATACTTGATGCAGAAGCTTGGACGCGGTGTCATAGGTACGAACAATATCGACAACTGTTCCAGATACTGCCAGTCCCCTGCTACGATGGGACTGTGGCGTACAGTCGGATACGGCGGCGACTCTGGAAGCATTACCGATATTGCCCAGGCGGAACTCGTCATCTCGATCGGTTCCAATACCGCAGAGTCCCACCCGGTACTCGCAACGCGCGTCAAACGTGCGCAGAAGCTGCATGGACAGAAAGTGATCGTTGCCGACCTGCGTGAACATGAGCTTGCCAACCGTGCGGACCTATTCGTAAGACCAGCACCAGGCAGTGACCTTATATGGCTCTCTGCAGTGACCAAATACATCATAGACCAGGGCTGGCATGATGAGTCATTCCTCCGCGACCATGTAAACGATGTTGAAGAATACTTTGCAAGCCTCGATAAATATACACTGGATTATGCTTCAGAAGTGACGGGCATGTCCAAGGAGCATCTGATTGAAATTGCCACTTCCATCCATGAAGCAAAAACGACTTCAATCCTTTGGGCCATGGGTGTGACACAGCATGGGGGAGGCAGTGATACAAGTACAGCAATTTCCAACCTCCTGCTCGTAACCGGCAACTACATGAAACCGGGCGCAGGCGCCTATCCGCTTAGAGGCCACAACAACGTACAGGGAGCAAGCGACTTTGGCAGCATGCCTGACCGCTTCCCAGGCTACCAGTTCGTATCGGATGATGAAGTCCGTGCGCGCTTCGAAGAAGGTTGGGGAACAGAAATACCGACAAGCAAAGGTCTCAATAACCATGAAATGGTTGAAGCCATACATGAAGGTGACCTGGAAGTCCTCTATCTTAAAGGGGAGGATATGGGCATCGTCGATTCAAACCTCAACCATGTCCATTCTGCATATGAAAAACTGAAGTTCTTCGTAGTTCAGGATATATTCTTCTCCAAGACATGTGAGTATGCAGACGTAGTGCTCCCGGCCAGCCCAAGCCTGGAGAAGGACGGGACATTCGTAAATACGGAACGCCGCTTCCAGCGCCTCTATAAGGTCATGGATCCGCTCGGCGACTCCAAGCCGGATTGGCAGATCATCATGGAGATCGCCAACCGCATGGGAGCTGGATGGGACTACACGCATCCAAGTGAAATCATGGATGAGGCAGCTGCCCTCACACCAATGTTTGCAGGCGTCAGCTACGACCGCCTTGAAGGATATGACAGTCTGCAATGGCCGGTGGCAGCAGATGGTACAGATACACCCCTGCTATTCGAAAAGGAATTCCCGCTTCCTGGAGGCAAAGCCCGACTGTGGCCGGTGGAATGGACGAAACCGCTTGAATTCAAGGAAGAGTATGATCTTCATGTCAACAATGGACGACTGCTTGAACACTTCCATGAAGGCAACATGACATACAAATCCGAAGGCATCACCGAGAGGACACCTGAAGTATTCCTAGAAGTATCGACTGACCTTGCCAAGGAACGTGGTCTTGAAGACGGTACAAAAGTACGCCTCACTTCGCCATACGGAAGCGTCAAAGTCCGCTGTGTCGTCACTGACAGGGTCTTCGGCAACCAGCTGTACCTGCCGATGAACTCGAACGGTGAGGGTGCCATCAACTACTTGACAAGCTCCCATTCCGACAAGGATACGGACACGCCTGCCTACAAGGAAGTTTCTGTGAAGATGGAAGTGCTCGAACCGAAGGGTGATAATCCACTGCCAAGGATCAATCACCGAAACGGCAATCGTCAGCCGCAGATCGGCGTTCGTGTCGAAGAAAAATGGGCAAGGGATGACTATATATTCCCAGGTGACCTTGTCAAAGAAAGAAGGGCGAATAAATAA
- a CDS encoding DUF1641 domain-containing protein: MAKATKVIHKMKIDPEVKHQQELRELEALLLEHKDTLQDILDIADKMKDREVLNMVNSALGQGDKVINRIVTAIDQSDTPQSMKNMLLMFQLLGTINMEQIEPIVLKLNSGIARAAEYEHEKKPAGYSGILGALKDPHIIEGLNVLLKIVKGMGEEKDDEERIEPQKDRIEKPEKEMDEESNKVGERRPSTSRKQRSTSSRSAAKWYALAAGAGALAIPLLMKGQRIKNNSPVE, from the coding sequence ATGGCTAAAGCGACAAAAGTCATCCATAAGATGAAAATCGACCCGGAAGTGAAGCATCAGCAGGAACTCAGGGAACTGGAGGCCCTCCTCCTTGAACACAAGGACACCCTGCAGGATATACTCGATATTGCAGACAAGATGAAAGACCGGGAAGTACTCAATATGGTGAACAGCGCCCTCGGTCAGGGCGACAAGGTCATCAATCGGATCGTTACAGCGATAGATCAGTCAGACACGCCCCAGTCCATGAAGAATATGCTGCTGATGTTCCAGCTGCTTGGCACAATCAATATGGAACAGATCGAACCCATCGTTCTTAAACTCAACAGCGGGATTGCCAGGGCGGCCGAGTATGAACATGAAAAGAAACCTGCCGGCTATAGTGGAATCCTTGGCGCACTGAAGGATCCCCACATTATAGAGGGGCTGAACGTGCTTCTCAAAATCGTCAAAGGCATGGGCGAAGAAAAAGATGATGAAGAAAGGATTGAACCCCAGAAGGACCGTATTGAAAAGCCGGAAAAGGAAATGGATGAGGAATCAAACAAGGTCGGGGAAAGAAGACCCTCGACCTCCAGAAAGCAAAGAAGCACTTCATCCAGATCCGCGGCAAAATGGTACGCCCTTGCGGCAGGAGCTGGCGCACTTGCAATTCCACTGCTCATGAAAGGTCAAAGAATCAAAAATAATTCCCCTGTCGAGTGA